A part of Cottoperca gobio chromosome 4, fCotGob3.1, whole genome shotgun sequence genomic DNA contains:
- the ivns1abpa gene encoding influenza virus NS1A-binding protein homolog A: MIPNGYLIFEDESFLDSTVAKMNALRKSGQFCDVRLQVCGHELMAHRAVLACCSPYLFEIFNSDIEPHGVSHVTFEDLDPEAVEILLNYAYTAQLKADKELVKEVYSAAKRFKMERVKQICGDYLLSKMDSQSAISFRNFASAMGDARVLAKVDAFIQDHLLEVSEQEDFLKLPRLKLEVMLEDNLTLPSNGKLYSKVLNWVQRSLWENGDQLERLMEEVQTLYYSPDHKLVDGGLVIDGHSEVFGGEEDHLQFVQKKPVRESTQRQMSCSSSGSLSPSNQAANAPKPTGRREWKYIASEKTTNNIYLCLAVLDGVLCVIFLHGRSSPQTSPSATPCLMKSLSFEAQPEELEEQPLSPMHYARSGLGTVALNGRLVAAGGYNREECLRTVECYDPIEDRWTFIAPMRTPRARFQMAVLMGQLYVIGGSNGHSDELSCGETYDPHADEWAQVPELRTNRCNAGVCSLNNKLYVVGGSDPCGQKGLKNCDAFDPVIKTWSNCASLNIRRHQAAVCELDGFMYVIGGAESWNCLNTVERYNPGNNTWTLIAPMNVARRGAAVAVHEGKLFVVGGFDGSHALRCVEVYDPALNEWRMLGSMTSSRSNAGVAMLGKAIYAVGGFDGNEFLNTVEVYNPETDEWNDCTKALSPLSD, from the exons AATGAACGCTTTGAGAAAGAGTGGTCAGTTCTGCGATGTTAGACTGCAG GTGTGTGGTCATGAGCTGATGGCTCACCGTGCTGTTCTGGCTTGCTGCAGTCCCTATCTGTTTGAGATCTTTAATAGTGACATTGAGCCTCACGGAGTCTCGCATGTCACTTTTGAGGACTTGGACCCAGAGGCTGTGGAGATCTTGCTCAACTACGCCTATACTGCCCA GCTAAAGGCAGACAAAGAACTGGTCAAGGAGGTTTACTCTGCAGCCAAAAGGTTTAAGATGGAGCGAGTCAAACAG ATTTGTGGCGACTACCTGCTCTCTAAAATGGATTCCCAGAGCGCCATCTCTTTTCGTAACTTTGCCAGCGCTATGGGAGATGCCAGAGTTTTGGCCAAGGTGGACGCCTTCATCCAGGACCATCTACTGGAAGTGTCCGAACAGGAGGACTTCCTCAAACTTCCCCGCCTCAAG ttaGAAGTAATGCTAGAAGACAACCTGACCCTGCCCAGCAATGGCAAGCTCTACTCGAAGGTGCTCAACTGGGTGCAGCGTAGCCTTTGGGAGAATGGAGACCAACTGGAACGACTGATGGAGGAG GTGCAAACGCTGTACTACTCACCTGACCATAAGCTGGTGGATGGAGGGCTGGTGATTGATGGGCACAGTGAGGTGTTTGGTGGCGAGGAGGACCACCTTCAGTTTGTGCAG AAGAAACCCGTACGGGAGAGCACCCAGAGACAGAtgagctgcagctcctcagGAAGCCTGTCGCCCTCCAACCAAGCAGCTAATGCCCCGAAACCGACCGGCAGGAGAGAGTGGAAGTACATCGCCTCTGAGAAGACCACAA ACAACATCTACCTGTGTCTGGCTGTGCTGGacggtgtgttgtgtgtgatcTTCTTGCATGGTCGCAGCAGCCCTCAGACGTCGCCCTCTGCCACCCCCTGCCTGATGAAGAGCCTCAGCTTCGAGGCCCAGCccgaggagctggaggagcagccGCTCTCACCCATGCATTATGCTCGCTCTGGTCTGGGCACCGTAGCTCTGAACGGAAGACTCGTCGCTGCAG GAGGCTACAACAGAGAGGAGTGTCTGAGGACTGTGGAGTGTTATGACCCCATAGAGGACCGCTGGACCTTCATCGCTCCCATGCGGACTCCAAGGGCTCGATTCCAGATGGCTGTGCTCATG ggTCAGCTGTACGTGATTGGAGGATCAAATGGACATTCTGATGAGCTGAGCTGCGGGGAGACGTACGATCcacatgctgatgagtgggctCAAGTGCCCGAGCTGAGGACAAACCGCTGCAATGCAG GTGTCTGCTCATTGAACAACAAACTCTACGTTGTGGGAGGGTCGGACCCCTGCGGGCAGAAGGGCCTGAAGAACTGCGATGCTTTTGACCCTGTGATCAAAACGTGGTCCAACTGTGCCTCCCTTAACATCA GGAGGCACCAGGCGGCCGTGTGTGAGTTGGATGGCTTCATGTACGTGATAGGAGGGGCGGAGTCGTGGAACTGCCTGAACACTGTGGAACGCTACAACCCTGGGAACAACACCTGGACCCTGATCGCCCCCATGAACGTGGCTCGCAGGGGCGCCGCCGTTGCTGTCCATGAAG GCAAACTGTTTGTCGTTGGCGGCTTCGATGGCTCCCACGCGCTCCGCTGTGTGGAGGTGTACGACCCCGCCCTTAATGAGTGGAGAATGCTGGGCAGCATGACCTCTTCCCGCAGCAATGCGGGCGTGGCCATGCTGGGGAAAGCCATCTACGCTGTGGGCGGCTTTGATGGAAACGAGTTCCTCAACACGGTGGAGGTGTACAACCCCGAGACGGACGAGTGGAACGACTGCACCAAGGCCCTGTCGCCCCTCTCCGACtga